A segment of the Nasonia vitripennis strain AsymCx chromosome 2, Nvit_psr_1.1, whole genome shotgun sequence genome:
CCTGGACAGCCTCCTGCGAAAAACCAAACCATAACATGAATTAGCATTTTTTCTTCATTAAATTCCCATTGTAAACATATTTCTATACTGACCCGTCGCGCTAATTCCTTCAATGCCTTCTTAGATCTGACGACCTTAGCAGTGCCACCCTTTCCTTTAGCCTTTGTTCTGCGTGGTTTAAAGTCGATCTTCTTCGGTTTTATGAACTAGAAAAACAATTGATTATAACAATAATACAAAGTAGAGATAATTGTTGAAAAAATTACATTGCATGAAGAAACTTACGAGTAGTTTTTTCTTAGCTTCCATCTTATTTTGCAATGTAGGAACATCGATTTCGGCAATAGTGGTAGCATCCAAAGTAATAAGCTCAGGTTGAATTTTGTCAAGAAGAGATTTAACTTCACCCTCTTTCCTTTgctttttcttttggtatGGATTGACCTCTAAAGCGTCATAATTAGCTTCTGCATTTCCTGGCACTAAAATCGATGCAAAACTCTTAGCAGTACCATATCCTAGAACATCTTCATAAGGACAGAACTGCACATCCGAGATGCCCCAGTTAGATTTATGACGAAGATAAGGTTTGATGTCACTATTAGTGTCTGTGAATACTTCAACAACATTTCCCATTCCCACAGCTAGCAGACCACGGTGACTGTAAGATAAGTGTTGTGCTGGAGAACGCAGAATTGCATTTTGAACTGGTCCAGCTAATTGTCTCACATCCCATACTTTTAGGGAACGATCTGGACAGCTTGTAGCCATGTATGTTCCATAAGGATGTATTGCAATGGAGCTTATTGCCTGTTTGTGACACAACATTTTTGCCAATGGTTGATGTGAATTGGGTGACCACATAGATACTACTCCTCTTGACTCCCCCACACATAATAATGCATTATAGGGATTTTGCCTCATTACCTatgcaattaaataaattgtatttgaattgtatataaaaatatatatttcttacAAGTAAAGGAGTTGTAAATGACTTACATCTATTCTTCCAATTTGGGAATCATAACGAGAAATGATTTTGCCTATAGAAACATCTAACCATGTAAGACCACCAAGTGCTGATGCAGATGCCAAAAGAAAATGATAAGGTAAGAACTCTAGACGTGTGACTTGATTCATCCTCTTGAGGCAATGGAGTTCAATTCCTTGATTATCATAGATGTACACCCAATCTTTTTGTGCTACTGCAAACATTGTTTCAATGTGAAGCCAACACACATCATGAACAGATTCCATGACATTCATTTCACAAGCCAATTTTTTCGTCACCCAATCAAATGCAGCTACATGTCCTTTTTTACCACCGATTACAAGATGCCTGCCATTTCTTGTATAgctatgaaaaaatttaaataacaaagTCAATAACAATGGAACAAACATGTCAATTAATTTCATCAAGAAGTGTATAAATACTTCAATTTGTAGGGTCCGAAATTCAAGTTCAATTCAAAGAATTTTGTTTTGCTTGTAATATCTACATTTTCAgcaatttctttttgtttgaATTGCGTAGTGGTTTCTCCAGCATCTGTTTCCAGGAAACCATAATCCTCAGTTAACAACATCTCTGTTCGTGCAGCCTGTTCAGCCATAGTGTCGCGAACCTTTTCTTTCTGGCGCATTCTCTGCCTATGGATTTTGTTCTTGACTCCTTTTTTTAAGTTTACGCCAGGTCCTCTATCATATTTCGCTATCTTCTCCTTGTCGATGGGAAGTTTCTTCCCCGACGCCTTACTTTTCTCTGtcaaacataaaaatatattaaagttGCTGTGcgttaataacaattttttacgtttttgaaaaattcataatacgaatgcaaaagtaaaaaaagtcTAGCTAGATTTAATGCAAAAACACTTACCCTGTGCACTCATTTTGGCGTGTTAATTTTCGTCCCAAATTACACAAAACTAAACATGaaattaaactaataaaactaaTGTTTACACATGACAACGGCACTGGCAAAACACGTGTGCCTGTTGCGGTCTCGATGCTCCAAAACCATATGACGAGCCGATGCTTCGGCTTTCTAACCTCAACAGAGCACTTTCTACTCCGACCAATCAGGCAGTGCCAATCTATCAGTCGTCGACGAATTTCATGAAAAATAGCCGTAAGGAAGCATCTCTTCTGTATTTTGCTTATATATACTCAATATTATGTGTGATTAATGTTCGAATCGTGGATCGCCGGTCAACAGAATACCATCAAGGCGAGAAGTTATACAACTTTTGgttagaatatttattttattgtttcgTTTTTGACCTTTGTTCATTTTTAATGATCGGATACCGACTGTTGTAACGAAGATGACGGATAATGACAAGAGTTGTCCTCCGGCAAAGGAAGTTGAGGTAAAAATTATGCTCAAATTATCGTGGTGTTTACAAATCGCCGAAAAATAGGACGAAAAATTTACAGCTTTGTGTTTTCTTTCAGGATTTCTTATTTAAACAAGCAAGTATCGGTCAGATATGCGATGGCTTTCCAAGTGTCCCCATAAATGCTAATCTCATTGCTGCTGATGGTAAACGAGGTTTACTGTACATAGGGTACGAGAATAAGTTGATTGTTACAAAGCCTGGAGTTGATACAAACCCGGAATGGAAATTCGAGTTGGATTTGCCAGATAAAGTGTGTCGTATAGCACTAAGCTGTGACTGTTCATTTTTAGCAATTACCTTTAGTAGACCTTCGGCTCTCATTTATGATGCCAGTTCCCTCCATAGACAAGTATGTTATTTAACCGtgtttaatataattatcaatgaaaacaatattttatcataGTTGATATCAGAGTATAAAGCATCACATCATTTCTTTTCGCAGGTATTGGATTTGCTTCATGAAATCAGATTATCTACTGGTGGTGGAAATGTTATTGTATCCGACCTGAAATGGAACCCAGCTATACCAGAGATGTTGTGCTCCATTACAAGTGATCATACAGTTGGTTGTTTTCAAGTGAGTAGAGATCGAAAAGCTGGTGTTCAGATACTGGGAATGGAGAAGGTCcaaggtttggaagctttatgTGTTTCATGGAGTCCTAAAGGCAAACAGCTAGTAGTCGGCTGTAAAAATGGAGATATTGTTCAACTTAAGCCAGAACTAAAAGTAGCTAGACATTTGCCTGGGCCCACACCAAATGAAGGGCCCATAATTTCAATGTTGTGGGTTAGCAATTATCAGTTTTGTGCCTGTTATTTTCACACTGGGGAACAGCGTGTCAGTGTCATGATTGTTGATGCTCCAAAAGGTA
Coding sequences within it:
- the LOC100122358 gene encoding WD repeat-containing protein 46, which gives rise to MSAQEKSKASGKKLPIDKEKIAKYDRGPGVNLKKGVKNKIHRQRMRQKEKVRDTMAEQAARTEMLLTEDYGFLETDAGETTTQFKQKEIAENVDITSKTKFFELNLNFGPYKLNYTRNGRHLVIGGKKGHVAAFDWVTKKLACEMNVMESVHDVCWLHIETMFAVAQKDWVYIYDNQGIELHCLKRMNQVTRLEFLPYHFLLASASALGGLTWLDVSIGKIISRYDSQIGRIDVMRQNPYNALLCVGESRGVVSMWSPNSHQPLAKMLCHKQAISSIAIHPYGTYMATSCPDRSLKVWDVRQLAGPVQNAILRSPAQHLSYSHRGLLAVGMGNVVEVFTDTNSDIKPYLRHKSNWGISDVQFCPYEDVLGYGTAKSFASILVPGNAEANYDALEVNPYQKKKQRKEGEVKSLLDKIQPELITLDATTIAEIDVPTLQNKMEAKKKLLFIKPKKIDFKPRRTKAKGKGGTAKVVRSKKALKELARREAVQAMREAKVLIDTKKKEAPKKSYGVLDRFLPKTN